In the Loxodonta africana isolate mLoxAfr1 chromosome 1, mLoxAfr1.hap2, whole genome shotgun sequence genome, one interval contains:
- the ABCF3 gene encoding ATP-binding cassette sub-family F member 3 isoform X2, with protein MATCAEILRSEFPEIDGQVFDYVTGVLHSGSADFESVDDLVEAVGELLQEVSADSKDDAGIRAVCQRMYNTLRLAEPQSQGNSQVLLDAPIQLSKITENYEYDTKLPGLLKREQSSTVNAKKLEKAEARLKAKQEKRSEKDTLKSSNPLVLEEASASQAGSRKESRLESSGKNKSYDVRIENFDVSFGDRVLLTGADVNLAWGRRYGLVGRNGLGKTTLLKMLATRSLRVPAHISLLHVEQEVAGDDTPALQSVLESDTVREDLLCQEQELSARIASGRAEGSEAAQLVEIYAKLEEIEADKAPARASVILAGLGFTPQMQQQPTREFSGGWRMRLALARALFARPDLLLLDEPTNMLDIRAILWLENYLQTWPSTILVVSHDRNFLNAIATDIIHLHSQRLDGYRGDFETFMKSKQERLLSQQREYEAQQQYRQHIQVFIDRFRYNANRASQVQSKLKMLEKLPELKPVDKESEVVLRFPDGFEKFSPPVLQLDEVDFYYDPKHLIFSHLSVSADLESRICVVGENGTGKSTMLKLLMGDLAPVQGIRHAHRNLKIGYFSQHHVEQLDLNISAVELLARKFPGRPEEEYRHQLGRYGISGELATRPVASLSGGQKSRVAFAQMTMPCPNFYILDEPTNHLDMETIEALGRALNSFRGGVILVSHDERFIQLVCKELWVCGGGGVIRVDGGFDQYRALLQEQFRREGVL; from the exons ATGGCGACTTGCGCTGAAATCCTGCGGAGCGAGTTCCCCGAAATTGACGGACAGGTCTTTGATTACGTGACGG GCGTTCTGCACAGCGGCAGCGCCGACTTCGAGTCTGTGGATGACCTGGTGGAAGCAGTGGGGGAACTGTTGCAGGAGGTGTCCGCGGACAGCAAGGATGACGCGGGCATCAGGGCCGTGTGCCAGCGCATGTACAACACTCTGCGCCT CGCTGAGCCACAGAGCCAGGGAAACAGCCAGGTGTTGCTGGACGCCCCCATCCAGCTGTCAAAGATAACAGAGAACTACG AGTATGACACCAAACTTCCAGGACTGCTAAAGAGGGAACAGTCCTCg ACAGTGAATGCAAAGAAGCTAGAGAAGGCTGAGGCTCGACTGAAGGCTAAGCAGGAGAAGCGCTCAGAGAAGGACACGCTCAAGTCCAGCAACCCTTT AGTCTTGGAAGAGGCATCAGCCAGCCAGGCAGGCAGCAGAAAAGAGAGTCGGTTGGAATCATCTGGCAAGAACAAATCCTATGATGTGCGAATCGAGAATTTTGATGTGTCTTTTGGAGATAG AGTACTGCTGACTGGCGCAGATGTGAATCTGGCGTGGGGCCGCCGCTACGGGTTGGTGGGGCGGAATGGCCTAGGGAAGACGACGCTGCTGAAGATGCTGGCCACCCGGAGCCTGCGGGTTCCAGCCCACATCTCCCTGCTGCATGTGGAGCAGGAGGTTGCTGGCGACGACACCCCCGCCCTGCAGAGCGTACTGGAGAGTGACACTGTGCGAGAGGACCTCCTCTGTCAGGAGCAGGAGCTCAGTGCCCGGATTGCCTCCGGCAG GGCGGAAGGTTCAGAAGCTGCGCAGCTGGTGGAAATCTATGCCAAATTGGAGGAGATTGAGGCTGACAAGGCTCCTGCCAG GGCGTCCGTCATTCTTGCTGGGCTTGGCTTTACCCCTCAAATGCAGCAGCAGCCCACCCG GGAGTTCTCGGGTGGCTGGAGGATGAGGTTGGCCCTGGCCCGGGCCCTATTTGCTAG GCCGGATCTTCTGCTGTTGGATG AACCCACAAACATGCTGGATATCAGGGCCATCCTGTGGCTGGAGAATTACCTGCAG ACGTGGCCTTCCACAATCCTGGTGGTCTCTCACGACCGCAACTTCCTGAACGCCATTGCCACCGACATCATCCACCTGCACAGCCAGCGGCTGGATGGCTACCGGGGAGACTTTGAGACCTTCATGAAGAGCAAGCAGGAGCGGCTGCTCAGCCAGCAGCGGGAATACGAGGCACAGCAACAGTACCGCCAGCACATACAG GTGTTCATCGACCGGTTTCGCTACAACGCCAACAGGGCCTCCCAAGTGCAGAGCAAACTCAAGATGCTGGAGAAGCT GCCAGAGCTGAAGCCCGTGGACAAGGAGTCGGAGGTGGTACTGAG GTTCCCTGATGGGTTTGAGAAGTTCTCCCCACCAGTCCTGCAGCTGGATGAAGTGGATTTCTACTACGATCCTAAGCACCTCATCTTTAGTCATCTCTCCGTCTCTGCTGATCTTGAGTCCCGCATCTGTGTG GTCGGGGAGAACGGGACTGGGAAGTCCACCATGCTGAAGCTGCTCATGGGGGACCTGGCACCTGTTCAGGGCATCAGACATGCTCACAG AAATCTGAAGATTGGCTACTTCAGCCAGCACCACGTGGAGCAGCTGGACCTGAATATCAGCGCCGTAGAGCTGCTGGCCCGGAAGTTTCCTG GGCGGCCGGAGGAGGAGTATCGTCACCAGCTGGGCCGCTACGGCATCTCTGGAGAGCTAGCCACGCGCCCTGTTGCCAGCTTGTCTGGGGGCCAGAAGAGCCGGGTGGCCTTTGCTCAGATGACCATGCCCTG CCCCAACTTCTACATTCTGGATGAACCCACAAACCACCTGGACATGGAGACAATCGAGGCTCTGGGCCGCGCTCTCAACAGCTTCAGG GGTGGCGTGATCCTGGTCTCCCACGATGAGCGCTTTATCCAGCTGGTGTGCAAGGAGCTGTGGGTTTGTGGAGGCGGTGGCGTCATCCGGGTCGATGGGGGCTTTGACCAGTACCGCGCCCTTCTCCAGGAGCAGTTCCGGCGCGAGGGCGTCCTCTAG
- the ABCF3 gene encoding ATP-binding cassette sub-family F member 3 isoform X3, whose translation MCPEYDTKLPGLLKREQSSTVNAKKLEKAEARLKAKQEKRSEKDTLKSSNPLVLEEASASQAGSRKESRLESSGKNKSYDVRIENFDVSFGDRVLLTGADVNLAWGRRYGLVGRNGLGKTTLLKMLATRSLRVPAHISLLHVEQEVAGDDTPALQSVLESDTVREDLLCQEQELSARIASGRAEGSEAAQLVEIYAKLEEIEADKAPARASVILAGLGFTPQMQQQPTREFSGGWRMRLALARALFARPDLLLLDEPTNMLDIRAILWLENYLQTWPSTILVVSHDRNFLNAIATDIIHLHSQRLDGYRGDFETFMKSKQERLLSQQREYEAQQQYRQHIQVFIDRFRYNANRASQVQSKLKMLEKLPELKPVDKESEVVLRFPDGFEKFSPPVLQLDEVDFYYDPKHLIFSHLSVSADLESRICVVGENGTGKSTMLKLLMGDLAPVQGIRHAHRNLKIGYFSQHHVEQLDLNISAVELLARKFPGRPEEEYRHQLGRYGISGELATRPVASLSGGQKSRVAFAQMTMPCPNFYILDEPTNHLDMETIEALGRALNSFRGGVILVSHDERFIQLVCKELWVCGGGGVIRVDGGFDQYRALLQEQFRREGVL comes from the exons ATGTGCCCGG AGTATGACACCAAACTTCCAGGACTGCTAAAGAGGGAACAGTCCTCg ACAGTGAATGCAAAGAAGCTAGAGAAGGCTGAGGCTCGACTGAAGGCTAAGCAGGAGAAGCGCTCAGAGAAGGACACGCTCAAGTCCAGCAACCCTTT AGTCTTGGAAGAGGCATCAGCCAGCCAGGCAGGCAGCAGAAAAGAGAGTCGGTTGGAATCATCTGGCAAGAACAAATCCTATGATGTGCGAATCGAGAATTTTGATGTGTCTTTTGGAGATAG AGTACTGCTGACTGGCGCAGATGTGAATCTGGCGTGGGGCCGCCGCTACGGGTTGGTGGGGCGGAATGGCCTAGGGAAGACGACGCTGCTGAAGATGCTGGCCACCCGGAGCCTGCGGGTTCCAGCCCACATCTCCCTGCTGCATGTGGAGCAGGAGGTTGCTGGCGACGACACCCCCGCCCTGCAGAGCGTACTGGAGAGTGACACTGTGCGAGAGGACCTCCTCTGTCAGGAGCAGGAGCTCAGTGCCCGGATTGCCTCCGGCAG GGCGGAAGGTTCAGAAGCTGCGCAGCTGGTGGAAATCTATGCCAAATTGGAGGAGATTGAGGCTGACAAGGCTCCTGCCAG GGCGTCCGTCATTCTTGCTGGGCTTGGCTTTACCCCTCAAATGCAGCAGCAGCCCACCCG GGAGTTCTCGGGTGGCTGGAGGATGAGGTTGGCCCTGGCCCGGGCCCTATTTGCTAG GCCGGATCTTCTGCTGTTGGATG AACCCACAAACATGCTGGATATCAGGGCCATCCTGTGGCTGGAGAATTACCTGCAG ACGTGGCCTTCCACAATCCTGGTGGTCTCTCACGACCGCAACTTCCTGAACGCCATTGCCACCGACATCATCCACCTGCACAGCCAGCGGCTGGATGGCTACCGGGGAGACTTTGAGACCTTCATGAAGAGCAAGCAGGAGCGGCTGCTCAGCCAGCAGCGGGAATACGAGGCACAGCAACAGTACCGCCAGCACATACAG GTGTTCATCGACCGGTTTCGCTACAACGCCAACAGGGCCTCCCAAGTGCAGAGCAAACTCAAGATGCTGGAGAAGCT GCCAGAGCTGAAGCCCGTGGACAAGGAGTCGGAGGTGGTACTGAG GTTCCCTGATGGGTTTGAGAAGTTCTCCCCACCAGTCCTGCAGCTGGATGAAGTGGATTTCTACTACGATCCTAAGCACCTCATCTTTAGTCATCTCTCCGTCTCTGCTGATCTTGAGTCCCGCATCTGTGTG GTCGGGGAGAACGGGACTGGGAAGTCCACCATGCTGAAGCTGCTCATGGGGGACCTGGCACCTGTTCAGGGCATCAGACATGCTCACAG AAATCTGAAGATTGGCTACTTCAGCCAGCACCACGTGGAGCAGCTGGACCTGAATATCAGCGCCGTAGAGCTGCTGGCCCGGAAGTTTCCTG GGCGGCCGGAGGAGGAGTATCGTCACCAGCTGGGCCGCTACGGCATCTCTGGAGAGCTAGCCACGCGCCCTGTTGCCAGCTTGTCTGGGGGCCAGAAGAGCCGGGTGGCCTTTGCTCAGATGACCATGCCCTG CCCCAACTTCTACATTCTGGATGAACCCACAAACCACCTGGACATGGAGACAATCGAGGCTCTGGGCCGCGCTCTCAACAGCTTCAGG GGTGGCGTGATCCTGGTCTCCCACGATGAGCGCTTTATCCAGCTGGTGTGCAAGGAGCTGTGGGTTTGTGGAGGCGGTGGCGTCATCCGGGTCGATGGGGGCTTTGACCAGTACCGCGCCCTTCTCCAGGAGCAGTTCCGGCGCGAGGGCGTCCTCTAG
- the ABCF3 gene encoding ATP-binding cassette sub-family F member 3 isoform X1 encodes MATCAEILRSEFPEIDGQVFDYVTGVLHSGSADFESVDDLVEAVGELLQEVSADSKDDAGIRAVCQRMYNTLRLYVPGAEPQSQGNSQVLLDAPIQLSKITENYEYDTKLPGLLKREQSSTVNAKKLEKAEARLKAKQEKRSEKDTLKSSNPLVLEEASASQAGSRKESRLESSGKNKSYDVRIENFDVSFGDRVLLTGADVNLAWGRRYGLVGRNGLGKTTLLKMLATRSLRVPAHISLLHVEQEVAGDDTPALQSVLESDTVREDLLCQEQELSARIASGRAEGSEAAQLVEIYAKLEEIEADKAPARASVILAGLGFTPQMQQQPTREFSGGWRMRLALARALFARPDLLLLDEPTNMLDIRAILWLENYLQTWPSTILVVSHDRNFLNAIATDIIHLHSQRLDGYRGDFETFMKSKQERLLSQQREYEAQQQYRQHIQVFIDRFRYNANRASQVQSKLKMLEKLPELKPVDKESEVVLRFPDGFEKFSPPVLQLDEVDFYYDPKHLIFSHLSVSADLESRICVVGENGTGKSTMLKLLMGDLAPVQGIRHAHRNLKIGYFSQHHVEQLDLNISAVELLARKFPGRPEEEYRHQLGRYGISGELATRPVASLSGGQKSRVAFAQMTMPCPNFYILDEPTNHLDMETIEALGRALNSFRGGVILVSHDERFIQLVCKELWVCGGGGVIRVDGGFDQYRALLQEQFRREGVL; translated from the exons ATGGCGACTTGCGCTGAAATCCTGCGGAGCGAGTTCCCCGAAATTGACGGACAGGTCTTTGATTACGTGACGG GCGTTCTGCACAGCGGCAGCGCCGACTTCGAGTCTGTGGATGACCTGGTGGAAGCAGTGGGGGAACTGTTGCAGGAGGTGTCCGCGGACAGCAAGGATGACGCGGGCATCAGGGCCGTGTGCCAGCGCATGTACAACACTCTGCGCCTGTATGTGCCCGG CGCTGAGCCACAGAGCCAGGGAAACAGCCAGGTGTTGCTGGACGCCCCCATCCAGCTGTCAAAGATAACAGAGAACTACG AGTATGACACCAAACTTCCAGGACTGCTAAAGAGGGAACAGTCCTCg ACAGTGAATGCAAAGAAGCTAGAGAAGGCTGAGGCTCGACTGAAGGCTAAGCAGGAGAAGCGCTCAGAGAAGGACACGCTCAAGTCCAGCAACCCTTT AGTCTTGGAAGAGGCATCAGCCAGCCAGGCAGGCAGCAGAAAAGAGAGTCGGTTGGAATCATCTGGCAAGAACAAATCCTATGATGTGCGAATCGAGAATTTTGATGTGTCTTTTGGAGATAG AGTACTGCTGACTGGCGCAGATGTGAATCTGGCGTGGGGCCGCCGCTACGGGTTGGTGGGGCGGAATGGCCTAGGGAAGACGACGCTGCTGAAGATGCTGGCCACCCGGAGCCTGCGGGTTCCAGCCCACATCTCCCTGCTGCATGTGGAGCAGGAGGTTGCTGGCGACGACACCCCCGCCCTGCAGAGCGTACTGGAGAGTGACACTGTGCGAGAGGACCTCCTCTGTCAGGAGCAGGAGCTCAGTGCCCGGATTGCCTCCGGCAG GGCGGAAGGTTCAGAAGCTGCGCAGCTGGTGGAAATCTATGCCAAATTGGAGGAGATTGAGGCTGACAAGGCTCCTGCCAG GGCGTCCGTCATTCTTGCTGGGCTTGGCTTTACCCCTCAAATGCAGCAGCAGCCCACCCG GGAGTTCTCGGGTGGCTGGAGGATGAGGTTGGCCCTGGCCCGGGCCCTATTTGCTAG GCCGGATCTTCTGCTGTTGGATG AACCCACAAACATGCTGGATATCAGGGCCATCCTGTGGCTGGAGAATTACCTGCAG ACGTGGCCTTCCACAATCCTGGTGGTCTCTCACGACCGCAACTTCCTGAACGCCATTGCCACCGACATCATCCACCTGCACAGCCAGCGGCTGGATGGCTACCGGGGAGACTTTGAGACCTTCATGAAGAGCAAGCAGGAGCGGCTGCTCAGCCAGCAGCGGGAATACGAGGCACAGCAACAGTACCGCCAGCACATACAG GTGTTCATCGACCGGTTTCGCTACAACGCCAACAGGGCCTCCCAAGTGCAGAGCAAACTCAAGATGCTGGAGAAGCT GCCAGAGCTGAAGCCCGTGGACAAGGAGTCGGAGGTGGTACTGAG GTTCCCTGATGGGTTTGAGAAGTTCTCCCCACCAGTCCTGCAGCTGGATGAAGTGGATTTCTACTACGATCCTAAGCACCTCATCTTTAGTCATCTCTCCGTCTCTGCTGATCTTGAGTCCCGCATCTGTGTG GTCGGGGAGAACGGGACTGGGAAGTCCACCATGCTGAAGCTGCTCATGGGGGACCTGGCACCTGTTCAGGGCATCAGACATGCTCACAG AAATCTGAAGATTGGCTACTTCAGCCAGCACCACGTGGAGCAGCTGGACCTGAATATCAGCGCCGTAGAGCTGCTGGCCCGGAAGTTTCCTG GGCGGCCGGAGGAGGAGTATCGTCACCAGCTGGGCCGCTACGGCATCTCTGGAGAGCTAGCCACGCGCCCTGTTGCCAGCTTGTCTGGGGGCCAGAAGAGCCGGGTGGCCTTTGCTCAGATGACCATGCCCTG CCCCAACTTCTACATTCTGGATGAACCCACAAACCACCTGGACATGGAGACAATCGAGGCTCTGGGCCGCGCTCTCAACAGCTTCAGG GGTGGCGTGATCCTGGTCTCCCACGATGAGCGCTTTATCCAGCTGGTGTGCAAGGAGCTGTGGGTTTGTGGAGGCGGTGGCGTCATCCGGGTCGATGGGGGCTTTGACCAGTACCGCGCCCTTCTCCAGGAGCAGTTCCGGCGCGAGGGCGTCCTCTAG
- the AP2M1 gene encoding AP-2 complex subunit mu — protein sequence MIGGLFIYNHKGEVLISRVYRDDIGRNAVDAFRVNVIHARQQVRSPVTNIARTSFFHVKRSNIWLAAVTKQNVNAAMVFEFLYKMCDVMAAYFGKISEENIKNNFVLIYELLDEILDFGYPQNSETGALKTFITQQGIKSQHQTKEEQSQITSQVTGQIGWRREGIKYRRNELFLDVLESVNLLMSPQGQVLSAHVSGRVVMKSYLSGMPECKFGMNDKIVIEKQGKGAADETGKSGKQSIAIDDCTFHQCVRLSKFDSERSISFIPPDGEFELMRYRTTKDIILPFRVIPLVREVGRTKLEVKVVIKSNFKPSLLAQKIEVRIPTPLNTSGVQVICMKGKAKYKASENAIVWKIKRMAGMKESQISAEIELLPTNDKKKWARPPISMNFEVPFAPSGLKVRYLKVFEPKLNYSDHDVIKWVRYIGRSGIYETRC from the exons ATGATTGGGGGGCTGTTCATCTATAATCACAAGGGGGAGGTGCTCATCTCCCGGGTCTACAGAGATGACATCGG GAGGAACGCAGTGGACGCCTTTCGGGTCAACGTCATCCACGCCCGGCAGCAGGTGCGCAGCCCTGTCACCAACATCGCTCGCACCAGCTTTTTCCATGTTAAGCGGTCCAACATCTGGCTGGCGGCGGTCACCAAGCAGAATGTCAATGCTGCCATGGTCTTTGAATTCCTCTATAAGATGTGTGACGTGATGGCGGCCTATTTCGGCAAGATCAGTGAAGAGAACATCAAGAACAATTTCGTGCTCATATATGAGCTGTTGGATG AGATCCTGGACTTTGGCTATCCACAGAACTCGGAGACAGGGGCACTGAAGACCTTCATCACTCAGCAGGGCATCAAAAGCCAG CACCAG ACAAAAGAAGAGCAGTCCCAGATCACTAGCCAGGTGACGGGGCAGATCGGCTGGCGGCGGGAGGGCATCAAGTATCGCCGGAATGAGCTTTTCCTGGACGTGCTGGAGAGCGTGAACCTGCTCATGTCTCCGCAGG GCCAGGTGCTGAGCGCCCATGTGTCGGGCCGGGTGGTGATGAAGAGCTACCTGAGCGGTATGCCCGAGTGCAAGTTTGGGATGAACGACAAGATTGTCATTGAGAAGCAGGGCAAGGGCGCAGCTGATGAAACAGGCAAGAG TGGGAAGCAGTCAATTGCCATCGATGACTGCACCTTCCACCAGTGTGTGCGACTGAGCAAGTTTGACTCTGAACGCAGCATCAGCTTCATCCCGCCTGACGGAGAGTTTGAGCTCATGAG GTATCGTACcaccaaggacatcatccttCCTTTCCGGGTCATCCCGTTAGTGCGGGAAGTGGGGCGCACCAAGCTGGAGGTCAAGGTGGTCATCAAGTCCAACTTCAAGCCCTCATTACTGGCCCAAAAGATTGAG GTGAGGATCCCAACCCCACTGAACACAAGCGGGGTGCAGGTGATCTGCATGAAGGGCAAGGCCAAGTACAAGGCCAGCGAGAACGCCATCGTGTGGAA GATCAAGCGAATGGCAGGCATGAAGGAATCGCAGATCAGTGCAGAGATTGAGCTTCTGCCCACCAACGACAAGAAGAAATGGGCTCGACCCCCCATTTCCATGAACTTTGAG GTGCCATTCGCGCCCTCTGGCCTCAAGGTGCGCTACTTGAAGGTATTTGAACCGAAGCTGAACTACAGCGACCATGATGTCATCAAATGGGTGCGCTACATTGGCCGCAGCGGCATTTATGAGACCCGCTGCTAG
- the LOC135231455 gene encoding uncharacterized protein LOC135231455, with protein sequence MVPGWLPAGGAFREGARRLSRRRALGGGGRGGHSCSLTGSPAPPTPPYLLAPQGSPRLPAVGSGAGGELEDARGGEQRFKRSASSLGPPPGAAGAAGMESRKGCRLSRSRPAFTEGLRAGREGLGGEDRDRGAKREGLSEARPGEVSGQVIHRDPSRPAYPTMAELIPAWGALRAASWDRPPTPARILGLTVATSAASGRSDGTRVGGAPLRSGPHWVRATAGRRLRTRAAAALGPQPGLRPQRCWSRPLSERPPLRPASAPPAAAAVVAPTSTGAVPPPRQPWPDRAPQCRDRVPTAARPPINAGSRPPRPHPSVLREVRRPASAAELLGLQPPARQGPQPPQPPVILAPSPPPSSLQPLQRRRHPWTPPPQEVCPIPLQSAPPSVQKAFHPCGCLQLLQKLQ encoded by the exons ATGGTGCCTGGCTGGCTGCCTGCGGGAGGGGCGTTCCGTGAAGGGGCCCGCAGG CTGTCCCGCCGCCGGGCCctcgggggcggggggaggggcggGCACAGCTGTTCCCTCACCGGCTCCCCGGCCCCTCCGACGCCCCCGTACCTGCTGGCTCCCCAGGGCTCCCCGCGGCTGCCAGCTGTCGGAAGCGGCGCGGGCGGAGAGCTAGAAGATGCGCGGGGTGGGGAGCAAAGGTTTAAAAGGTCAGCATCCTCCCTAGGACCCCCACCAGGGGCAGCAGGGGCGGCGGGGATGGAGAGCCGAAAGGGCTGCAGGCTTTCTCGCTCCCGCCCCGCCTTCACGGAGGGGCTGCGGGCTGGGCGGGAGGGGTTGGGTGGGGAAGACCGAGACAGGGGCGCGAAAAGAGAGGGTCTTTCGGAGGCAAGACCCGGAGAGGTGTCGGGGCAGGTAATTCACAGGGACCCGTCCAGGCCAGCTTATCCCACCATGGCAGAGCTGATCCCGGCGTGGGGAGCGCTGCGGGCCGCATCTTGGGATCGCCCTCCCACCCCCGCTCGCATCCTCGGCCTCACCGTCGCGACCTCCGCCGCCTCTGGGCGCAGTGACGGGACCAGGGTGGGTGGCGCCCCTCTGCGCTCCGGGCCGCACTGGGTCCGGGCCACTGCGGGGCGCCGGCTCCGGACTCGCGCTGCGGCCGCTCTGGGTCCCCAGCCGGGGCTCCGGCCTCAACGCTGCTGGTCCCGCCCCCTCTCCGAGCGGCCGCCCCTCCGGCCCGCCTCCGCCCCGCCCGCCGCTGCGGCGGTTGTCGCTCCCACCTCTACCGGCGCGGTCCCGCCTCCGCGCCAGCCCTGGCCAGATCGGGCACCGCAGTGCAGGGACCGCGTCCCCACCGCCGCGCGGCCCCCCATCAATGCGGGTTCCAGGCCTCCTCGGCCCCACCCTTCCGTCCTCCGGGAGGTGCGGCGTCCTGCGAGTGCGGCGGAGCTGCTCGGCCTGCAGCCCCCAGCCCGCCAGGGGCCCCAGCCGCCCCAGCCGCCAGTTATTCTCGCCCCTAGCCCACCTCCCTCCTCACTGCAACCACTGCAGCGGCGCCGCCACCCTTGGACTCCTCCCCCGCAAGAAGTCTGCCCCATTCCTTTGCAAAGTGCTCCTCCATCGGTGCAGAAAGCCTTCCATCCCTGCGGGTGTCTTCAGCTTCTGCAGAAACTTCAATGA